From Actinosynnema mirum DSM 43827, a single genomic window includes:
- a CDS encoding ABC transporter permease, translated as MTTLAAPPTATARSRWRGTGFGTQVLVLTQRSLRALVSDPRMILFSVLQPLVMLALFSQIFSSIAQTPGFPAGVDYIDYLLPAILVNTAMQSALQAGVGLVSDMKNGVLARFRSLPIRPGSVLVARSLSDLVRTTGQLLLMVLFAAVLFGFSPSGGVVGVGAALLLALAVGWGLGWVFLAVGAWLRNTELMQTVGFLAMFPLMFASSAYVPVGNLPGWLQAVASLNPLTHAVDAARSLSLAQPAEGVLSALVATAVLAAAGWWAAERGFKRPMAG; from the coding sequence ATGACGACCCTCGCCGCGCCCCCCACCGCCACCGCCCGCAGCCGCTGGCGCGGCACCGGCTTCGGCACCCAGGTGCTCGTGCTGACCCAGCGCTCGCTGCGCGCCCTGGTCAGCGACCCCAGAATGATCCTCTTCAGCGTCCTGCAACCCCTGGTGATGCTGGCGCTGTTCAGCCAGATCTTCAGCAGCATCGCCCAGACCCCCGGCTTCCCGGCCGGGGTGGACTACATCGACTACCTGCTGCCCGCGATCCTGGTCAACACCGCGATGCAGTCCGCGCTCCAGGCCGGGGTGGGGCTGGTGTCGGACATGAAGAACGGCGTGCTGGCGCGGTTCCGGTCGCTGCCGATCCGGCCGGGGTCGGTGCTGGTCGCGCGCAGCCTGTCCGACCTGGTGCGCACCACCGGGCAGCTGCTGCTGATGGTGCTGTTCGCGGCGGTGCTGTTCGGCTTCTCCCCGTCCGGCGGGGTCGTGGGCGTCGGCGCCGCGCTGCTGCTGGCGCTGGCCGTCGGGTGGGGCCTGGGCTGGGTGTTCCTGGCCGTGGGCGCCTGGCTGCGCAACACCGAGCTGATGCAGACCGTGGGCTTCCTGGCGATGTTCCCGCTGATGTTCGCGTCCAGCGCGTACGTGCCGGTGGGCAACCTGCCCGGCTGGTTGCAGGCGGTGGCCTCGCTCAACCCGCTCACCCACGCGGTGGACGCGGCCCGGTCGCTGTCGCTGGCCCAGCCCGCCGAGGGCGTGCTGTCGGCGCTGGTGGCGACCGCCGTGCTGGCCGCCGCCGGGTGGTGGGCGGCGGAGCGCGGGTTCAAGCGGCCGATGGCGGGCTGA
- a CDS encoding daunorubicin resistance protein DrrA family ABC transporter ATP-binding protein has protein sequence MHDLMIEAVDVVKAFGDQKALDGVSVAVPRGSVLGLLGHNGAGKTTLVNVLTTLLPPDSGTARVAGLDVVSDAHRVRGLIGLTGQFAAVDEQLSGTDNLVLIARLLGASPREAKARAGELLELFGLTDAAKRAARTYSGGMRRRLDLAASLVGHPDVIFLDEPTTGLDPASRLDLWGIVENLVTDGTSVLLTTQYLDEADRLADSITVLASGRVVASGTSAELKAQVGQRSVTVTLGSADEAARARVALERAGLQPVPDPAKHALTSPVGSSRELAVVVRALDEVGLEADELALGEPTLDDVYLTLSRHAA, from the coding sequence ATGCACGACCTCATGATCGAAGCGGTGGACGTCGTCAAGGCGTTCGGCGACCAGAAGGCCCTGGACGGGGTGAGCGTCGCCGTGCCGAGGGGCAGCGTCCTCGGCCTGCTGGGCCACAACGGCGCGGGCAAGACCACCCTGGTCAACGTCCTGACCACCCTGCTGCCCCCGGACTCGGGCACCGCCAGGGTCGCCGGGCTCGACGTGGTCTCCGACGCGCACCGGGTGCGCGGCCTGATCGGCCTGACCGGCCAGTTCGCCGCCGTGGACGAGCAGCTCTCCGGCACCGACAACCTCGTCCTCATCGCCCGGCTGCTCGGCGCGAGCCCCCGCGAGGCCAAGGCCCGCGCGGGCGAGCTGCTGGAGCTGTTCGGGCTGACCGACGCCGCCAAGCGGGCCGCCCGCACCTACTCGGGCGGGATGCGCAGGCGGCTCGACCTGGCCGCCAGCCTCGTCGGCCACCCCGACGTGATCTTCCTGGACGAGCCGACCACCGGACTCGACCCGGCCAGCAGGCTCGACCTGTGGGGCATCGTGGAGAACCTGGTCACCGACGGCACCTCGGTGCTGCTGACCACCCAGTACCTCGACGAGGCCGACCGGCTGGCCGACTCGATCACCGTGCTGGCCTCGGGCCGGGTCGTGGCCTCCGGCACCAGCGCCGAGCTGAAGGCGCAGGTCGGCCAGCGCAGCGTCACGGTCACCCTGGGCAGCGCGGACGAGGCGGCGCGGGCGCGCGTCGCGCTGGAGCGGGCGGGCCTGCAGCCGGTGCCCGACCCGGCCAAGCACGCGCTCACCTCGCCGGTGGGCTCCTCGCGCGAGCTGGCGGTCGTGGTCCGCGCGCTGGACGAGGTCGGCCTGGAGGCCGACGAGCTGGCGCTGGGCGAGCCGACCCTCGACGACGTCTACCTCACCCTGTCCCGGCACGCGGCCTGA